A region of the Methanobrevibacter olleyae genome:
ATGAAAAAATACTCAATACAAAGAATTTTAAGAGAAACTCGTTCTGGTGTATTAGAACCAGGAGAAGCATTAGATTTGATTTGGAGTTTTTTTTAATAGTAATTTATAGTATGAATTATATAATTTTTAGTTTTTTAATACTGATTTAGAATGGGAATTATATAATTTTAGTTTTCGAGGTGATGATATGAAAAGACATATTTGTCCACGTTGTGGTTCAAGTAATATTGATTGGATTATTCCACAAGTTTGGTCTAGATGGGTTTGTAAAGATTGTTCTTATACTGGACCTGCTATTGAAGCGGATGATGATTTAGCTGATGAAATTATAGCGGATTGGGAAGAGAATAAAGATAAATATCTGGAAGAGGAAAATACTAGAGCTGAACAAATATTATCTGGTGAAGATGAAATTTTAGATGAAGAAATGGAAATTGAAGAAGAAGATGAACTAAGTGAAGAAGAACTTGATAAAAAATTAAGAGAGTTAAATTTATAAATTTTTTATATTTTTTTATTTTTTATTCAAGCTTTTAAATTTTTTTATATTTTTTTTATTTAAACCTTTTAAAAAATTTTAAAAAAATATTCAAATATAATCATTAAATTTTATATAGTTTGTTATACATATTAATAATCAAATACATTAAATTGGTTTTATTTAAAATTTAATTTTTATATAAACTTACAAAAATATAAAGAGGTGATATTATGCCTAGTTTTTTAAATTTACGTGGAACTAATAATGACTCTAAAGATCCTAGATTAATAAGGGAAGGGATTAAATTAGGGGTTAATTATAAAAGATTTAGTAAAGAGCCTGTTTTAGGTAAAAATATTTTACTCAGATCTAATACTATCATCTATAATGATGTAATCATTGGAGATGATTTTAGAACTGGACATAATGTTGTTGTAAGAGATCATACTAAAATTGGGGATGATGTATTAATAGGCACAAATACTGTTATTGAAGGAGGGTGTGTAATTGGAAATAATGTAAGTATCCAATCTAATGTATACATTCCAAGAAACAGTATTATTGAGGATAATGTATTTGTTGGTCCTTGTGCTTGTTTTACAAATGATAGATATCCTGTTAGAGTTGAATATGAGTTAAAAGGTCCTCAATTAAGAAAAGGATGTTCTGTTGGTGGAAATACAACATTTTTATCCAATATTGAAGTTGGTGAAGGAGCTATTGTAGCTGCAGGTGCAGTTGTAACTCGTAGTGTACCTTCTTATTACTTAGCTATTGGTACTCCAGCTAAAATTAAACCATTACCTACTTCTTTAAGAGTTCCAAACATGATATAGATTGGATTTTAATATTTTATTTTTCTATTTTCTAGATTTTTATTTTTCTATTTTTTTTATTTTTATTTTTCTATTTTTTTCATTTTGTATATTTTTTTATTTTTTAGATTTTTATTTTTCTATTGCTTATTATTTAATTAGCTTACTTTCTATTTTTTTATAGTATTTAATTATTATTTTACTTTGTTTTCCTTAATTTATCCTTTAATTTTCTTTTTTTAACCTCAAAGATTATATATGATAAATAATATATAATTTAATATTATATTTAATAATATTATGTTTAACAATATTTATTCTAAAATATTTAAAATAATTTATTTTTTAAGATTAAATGATTTAATTTTTATTTTTAATTATTATTTTTAATTTTAATCTTTAATTTTTAATCATAATCTTTTATTTTATAGTTTTAAATATTTTAAAATAATTATATGATAATTATATGAATATATTATTTAATTTAATCAAATTTATTTAAATGGAGTTTTTATGATGATAGTAAAAGATTGGTGTTCCTATTGTGGATGTTGTGCAGGAGTCTGTGTAAGGAACTGCATTGAAGTAAAAGAAA
Encoded here:
- a CDS encoding acyltransferase, producing MPSFLNLRGTNNDSKDPRLIREGIKLGVNYKRFSKEPVLGKNILLRSNTIIYNDVIIGDDFRTGHNVVVRDHTKIGDDVLIGTNTVIEGGCVIGNNVSIQSNVYIPRNSIIEDNVFVGPCACFTNDRYPVRVEYELKGPQLRKGCSVGGNTTFLSNIEVGEGAIVAAGAVVTRSVPSYYLAIGTPAKIKPLPTSLRVPNMI